CGATGTGGGTGTTCGTCCTCCGCGACGAAGCCCACGACCGGACGTCGTGGTGCTCGCTGAACGAAGGGCTCGGGAAGGTCCTGCGCTACGGCGCTTACGGACCGGAGGTGATCGACCGGCTGCGCTGGATGTCGGCGGTGCTGGGGCCCGCGCTGCAGGCCGCGGTGCGCCGACACGGGCCGGTGGACGTCAAGGGGATCATCGCGCAGATGGTCCAGATGGGCGACGAGGGCCACAACCGGAACCGGGCAGGCACGCTGATGCTGCTGCGTGACCTGCTGCCCGCGATGATCGACGCCGGGGTCGCGTCCGCCGACGTGGCCGACGTGGCGCGCTTCATCGGAGGCAACGACCACTTCTTCCTGAACCTCGTCATGCCGGCCTGCAAGCTGCAAACAGCGGCGGCGTCCGGGATCCCCGGGTCGACGGTCGTCACGACGATGGCCCGCAACGGAACGGACTTCGGGATCCAGGTGTCCGGCACCGGCGACCAGTGGTTCACCGGACCGGCGAACACTCCGCAGGGCCTGTTCCTCGGGTCGTACGGCCCGGAGGACGCGAACCCGGACATCGGCGACTCCGCGATCACCGAGACGGCGGGGATCGGCGGATTCGCGATGGCGAGCGCCCCGGCGATCGTCCGGTTCGTCGGCGGCACGGTGTCGGACGCGCTGCGCACCAGCCGGGAGATGTACGGGATCACGACCGGCGAGAACCCGGCCTACGCGCTGCCGATCCTGGACTTCCGCGGGGCGGCGACCGGCATCGACGTCACGAAGGTCGTCCGGAGCGGCGTGCTGCCGCAGATCAACACCGGCATGGCCGGACGCGTGGCCGGCGTCGGCCAGGTGGGGGCGGGTCTGGTGACACCGCCGATGGAGTGCTTCGTGGGCGCGCTCGACGCACTCGCCGAGGCCGCACCGCCGCTCGCCTGAGTTTTGCCGCGGCGGGAGCGCGGCGGGTGCGCCTGGGTGGCACGGCCAGAATTGTCTGCGGTCACCGGGGCCGACGCCGATGTCGGAGGTGCGAGGGTCGCTGCCCCTCCTGCGGACCCCCCCGCGACGCCGGAGATCGGACCCCACGGCGGCCCTCGCATCAACACCGGACGGCCCACCCCCATGGTCCGACCGGCCCGGTTCGACTCGGCACCCCCCGCAGCCGGACGAACCACGCATGCCGCCGCTTCACCTGCCACCGCCCCCCGGCACGTGAAGCGGCGGCTCTGCGTTTACAGGCTATTCAGCCGACCTCGCGCAGCGTCCTGAGCTGGACCACGCGGAGAGCTGAATAATTCTCGTCGTCCCTGTGTGGTGGGCTGCCACTTCCCGCCGTACGGCAGGATGGCGGGAGGACCTGTAACAACAGCAGAATCGGTGAGGTGATCCGGTGACCCCGATCCCCGGTTGGTATCCCGACCCGGCGGATCCGGACACGCAGCGTTACTGGGACGGCGAGCAGTGGCTCGGCGCCCCGCTGCCCGTCGACGCCACGCCGCCCCCCGGCCCGCCACCGGCCGCGCCGGTGAGCACCTCCCCAGCGGCACCCGCCGCACCGACCCAGAGCGGCTCCGGCTGGAACTCCACCTGGACGCCGCCCGGCGCTCCCGGCCCGTCGGGTGCTCCCGGCCCGTCGGGAACCGGCCCGGCCGGCCCCAGCCCGAGTGTCCCGGGCGCATCCGGGGCACCCGGCTTCCCCGGCGGGCCGAGCGCTCCAGGTACCCAGCAAGGCCCGGGTTTCCCTGGCGGATCGGGCTTCCCGGGCGGACCGAACGCGCCCGGCGCCCCGGGTGCCAAGAAAACGCGCTGGGGTCAGCAGCAGACCCTGCTCCCGCCGGTACCGCCCGGCCACATCCGGGTGCCGGGCTCCACCGCCGTGATGCCGATCGACACGACCCGGCTGGCGCCGCTCGGGCTCCGCGTGCTGGCTCGCGTCATCGACATCATCGCGGTGTTCCTGCTGTGCCTGGTCGTCAACGGGTACTTCTACCTGCAGTTCGCGGAGCAGGTCGGGCCCAACATCAACGACATCCTGCTCGGCAAGGAGACGCTGTCCGCCGAGGCGAGCCGGCTGAACTGGATCATCTTCGTCCTGACGATCGGCCTCTGGTTCGCCTACGAGGTCCCCGGCACCGCCAACAGCGGGCAGACGCTCGGCAAACGCATCGTCGGCATCCGCGTCATCCGCGTCCTCGACGACCACACGCTGACGTTCGGCCAGTCGATCCGCCGCTGGCTGATCCTGATGCTGCCGAGCCCGGCGGTGAGCTTCCTGTGCGGCCTGCCCCTGCAGCTCGCCGACCTGCTCTGGTGCACGTGGGACCGACCGGCTCGGCAGTGCCTGCACGACAAGGCGGTGACGTCGATCGTCGTGCGGTCCGCAGCCGTGCCGGTGACCGGCGGGCCGTCGTCCGAACCGAAGAAGCCGCGCTGACCACCACCGATGTCAGCCTCGATCCCCGAAGGAGCCCTCGATGCCGCTGACCCGCGCTGACCTCGCCACGATCCCGCGCTACGTGGCCGGCCGGAACCCGAGCGACGTCGCGCGCGAGTCGGGGATACCGGAAGCCGTGAAGCTGGCCAGCAACGAGGTGCCTTACGGACCGCTGCCCGGCGTGATCGAAGCCGTGGCCGAGGCCGTCGCGCAGACCCACCGTTACCCGGACCCCGGCGTCACCGCGCTGCGGGCGCGGCTGGGCGAGCGGTACGGCGTCGCGCCGGAGCGGATCGTCTCCGGCTGCGGGTCGGTGGCGCTCGCCGAGCACATCGTCCGGGCCGCGGTCATGCAGGCCGACGAGGTGTTGTACTCGTGGCGCTCGTTCGAGGCGTACCCGATCATCGCGACGTCGAGCGGCGCGACGAGCGTCCGGGTGCCGAACACCGCTGACCACGGCCACGACCTGGACGCGATGGCGGACGCGGTCACCGACCGGACTCGGGTGGCGATCGTGTGCACGCCGAACAACCCGACCGGAACCGCCGTGCGCCGCGACGACCTGGAGCGATTCCTCGACCGTGTCGGGCCGGACGTCCTGGTCGTGATCGACGAGGCGTACCGGGAGTTCGTCCGCGACCCCGAGGTGCCGGACGGCTTGGACGTCGCGGCCGGCCGCCGGAACGTCGTCGTGCTGCGGACGATGTCCAAGGCGTGGGGGCTGGCCGGGATCCGGGTCGGGTGGATGGCGGCCGACCCGGAGGTGGCGGAGGCCGTCCGGAAGGTCGTCACGCCGTTCTCCGTCAACCACGTCGCACAGGCCGCGGCGCTGGCCGCGCTGGCCGCCGAGGACGAGATGGCTCGCCGGGTCGAGCTGGTCGTCGCCGAGCGGTCCCGGGTGCGCGACGCGCTGGTGGAGCTGCGTCCGGACGTGCCGGAGACGCAGGCGAACTTCGTCTGGCTGCCGCTCGGGGACGAGGCCGTGGACTTCGCGGCCGGGTGCGAGAAGCGCGGTGTGATCGTGCGCCCGTTCGCCGGCGACGGCGTCCGCGTGACGATCGGAACCCCGGCCGAGAACGACCTGTTCCTCACCGCCGCCCGCGAACTCCTCTGACGCTCCGTGGCGCGCGGAGCGCCCGCGGCTCGACGCCATTTCACGCCGAATCCGCCTCCACGCGCGCCGTGGAGGCGGATTCGACGTAAATCCGCGGGGCGGCGCGCTACGGCGCGGCGCTACTCGTGGGTGGCGACGCGGGAGACGTAGTCGCGGAGTACCGGGACGAGTTGCGCGAGCGACTCGGCGTCGACCCACTCGTCGTCACCGTGGTGCCCACCGCCGACCGGACGCGTCACCGCACACGGCACCCCCACCGTCGCGAACTGAGCGGCGTCACTCGACCCGAACGAGAGGCACCCGCCGCACGTCGCCCCGGTCACCCGCTCGACGCTGCGCGCGAACTCCGCCAGCAGCGGATCGGTGAGGTCGTGCTTGACCGGCGGGAACAGCACCAGCAACTCGAGGTCCGCACCGTGCTGCCGGCAGATCTCCGCGACGTCCTGCTCGACCGCCGCGAGCTCCTCCGGGCCCATCACCCGGATGTCGAGCACCGCCTCGGCCTGGTCGGGCAGCTGGTTCGGCGCCGTGCCGGCCCGGAGGAAGCTGATGTTCAGCGTGTCGACGTGCGGATCCTCGACCGGGAACCGGCGGCGGATGTCGGTGAGCAGGTCGAGCAGCTTGAACGACGCGCTCTCCCCCGCCCACGGCCGCGACCCGTGCACCGGAATGCCGTACGTGCTCACCCGCACCCGCCAGGCGCCCTTGGCCACCTCTTCGAGCTGCCAGTTGTCGCCACCGTCCGGCAACACCGCCACCCGCGCCCGGTACCCCTCCTCCTGGAGCAGGAGCTTCACGCCCAGGTCGCGGGTCTCCTCGTCGGTCGTGATCATCACGCCGAGGTCGTAGCGGTGCAGCTCGGGCGCGAGTTCGTCGATCAGCGCGAGGTAGGCGGCGATGGCCCCCTTCATGTCGAACACACCCCGCCCGACCAGCCGCTCACCGTCCCGCTTCAGCGTGAACAGGTGCTCCGGCCCCGGGACGACGTCCAGGTGCGCAGTGAGCATGACGCTGGGCGCCAGCGTGGGGTGCACGGTCGCCACCAGCGCACCGAATCCGTCCTGGTCGAACCGGCGGACCCGCATGCCGCGCTCGGCGAGGAACTCGCCGATCAGGTCGAGACCCTCCTCGGACGCAGCGAGGTTGCCCGACACCGTAGGCAGCGCTACCAGGCGCTCCAGCATCGGCACCAGCAACTTCGCACCGCCCGGCTCGGCCGCGACAAGGTCCCAGTCCAAGAAAACCTTCCCCAGAGAACGGGTTCAGCCCACGGATCGGAACGCGCCCGATGCCCGGCAATCGTCAGCTCCGCACCCTACCTACCCCTTCCCGACCTGTTCGCGGCTAACCCACCGCCTTCACCGAGTCCCGGCCCAGGGCGGCCGCTTCGGCGTCCAGCGCGGCCGCACCGTCCTCCGCCCAGAGCCGGGCGTAGACGCCGTCCGCCGCGATCAGCTCGGTGTGCGTGCCCTGCTCGGCGATCTGCCCGTCGACCAGCACGACGATCCGGTCGGCGCGGGCGGCGGTCGCCAGTCGGTGCGCGATCACAACGGTCGTCCGGCGACGCGACAGCGCGTCCCCGGCGGCGAGCACCACCGCCTCGCTCGCCGGGTCGAGCGCCGCGGTGGCCTCGTCGAGCAGCAGCAGGTCGGGGTCGACGAGCTCGGCGCGGGCCAGCGACACCAGCTGGCGCTGACCGGCCGAGAGGCCACCGCCGCGTTCGGAGACCGCGTGCCGGAAGCCGCCACGGACCGATCCGATCATCCCGATCGCCCCCACCGCCCGTGCGGCGTGCTCGATCCTCGCCGGCGGGCTGCTCGGCCGTCCGTAGCTGACGTTCGACGCGACGTCGCCGGTGAACAGGTGCGGTTCCTGCGGGACGACGCCGAGCCGGCTGCGGTAGTCGGCCAGCGGGTACTGCCGGACGTCCACTCCGTCGACCAGAACGGCGCCCTCGGTGACGTCGTAGAAGCGAGCCAGCAGCTTCAACACCGTGGACTTGCCGGCACCCGTCTCCCCGACCAGCGCGACCGTCTCTCCCGGCTCGATCGTCAGCGACACCCCACGGAGCGCCTCGGTGCCGGCACCGGCGTAACTGAAGCGGGCCTCGCGTAGTTCGACCCGCCCGGTCAGCCGCTCCGGAACCGGCGTCGGCTCGGCGGCGTCGCGTACCGACGTCGGCGTGCGCAGCAGGTCGCCGATCCGGCCGAGCCCGATGCGCGCCTGCTGGTACCCGTCGAAGACCTGGGAGAGCTGCTGGATCGGCTGGAAGAACAGCGCGAGGTAGAGCAGGAACGCGGTCAGGATGCCCGGTGTCACGCCGCCGCTCGCGATCCGGTGCGCGCCGACCGCGAGTACCGCGGCCTGCGCCAGGTCGGACAGCAGGCCGACGAACGGGAAGAAGATCGCGATGTAGGTCTGCGCCCGCATCCGCGACCGCCGGTACGCGTCGCTGCGGCCCGCGAAGTCCGACGCGGAGCGCGCCTCCCGCACGTACGCCTGCGCGACGCGCATCCCGGCGACGTTCTCCTGGAAGTCGGCGTTCACGATGCTGACGCGTTCCCGCGCCTCCTCGTACGCCACCGCGGAGAGCTTCCGGAAGAGCAGCGTCGAGATCAGCACGATCGGCAGCACCGCGAGGGCGACCAGCGCCAGTCCGACGTCGGTGAGCAACAGCGCGCCGGTGACGCCGATGATGGTCAGGACGCTCACGGCCGCGGTCGCCAGCCCGGTCTGCAGGAACGTCGAGAGCGCGTCGACGTCGGTCGTCATCCGGGTCATGATCCGTCCGGCCAGCTCGCGCTCGTAGTAGTCGAGCCCGAGCCGCTGCAGGTGCGCGAAGCTGCGGATGCGCAGCAGGTAGAGCACCTGCTCACCGGCTTTCGACGCGGTCACGGTCTGCGTGCGAACGGCGAGCCAGTCGACGAGCACCACGAGGACGCCGAGCACCCCGGCGACCACCAGCTGACCTTCCGAACCGCCCACCACGCCGGCGTCGATCGCGTGCTGGGCGAGCAGCGGGAACGCAACCGTCGCCAGCGCGTCCACCGCGATCAGAGCGATCGTCGCCCAGAGCAGCACTCGGATCGGGCGCAGCAGCCGCGCCAGCCGGAACTGCGGATCGGGCGCCCGCGGGTCGAGGCCCGGCAGGTCGGGACGCTCGGTGGCCGGCGGCAGCGCACGGACCTGGGCGAGCAGCTCCGGAGTAGCCGGCATGCCGCCCTGGTCGCCGTGCATTCCGCCGCCGTGTCCGACGACCCGGACGCCGGCGCGGCTGCCCGACGCGCGGGTCTCCAGCGCCTGGAGCGCCCGGTCGGGCGAGGACGCGACCAGCGGGTCCTCGATCTCCTCCACCGCCGGCCACAGCTCCGGCGTGACGCCCTGGGCGTCCGGATCGGGCGTGGCGCCCTGGGTGCCCACCGGGTCGGCGTCGGCTTCCGACTCGGGGCCGGCCAGCAACGACCGGAACAGCGCGCACCGCTCGGTCAGCTCGGCCTGCGTTCCCACGTCGACCACGTGGCCGCCGTCCAGGACCGCGATCCGATCGGCGAGCGCGAGCGTTGAGCGCCGGTGTGCGATCAGGATCGTCGTGCGGTCGGCGGTGACCTCGCGCAGCGTCGCGTGGATCGCGGCTTCGGTGACGTTGTCGACGGCGGACGTCGCGTCGTCGAGAAGCAGCACCCGCGGGTCGGTGAGGAGCGCGCGGGCCAGCGCGATCCGCTGCCGCTGACCGCCGGAGAGCGTGAGCCCTCGCTCGCCGACGAGCGTGTCGTAGCCGTCCGGCAGCGCGGTGATGAAGCCGTGTGCCTCGACCGCCCGCGCGGCCGCCTCGACCTCGGCTTCGGTGGCGTCCGGTCGGCCGTAGGCGATGTTCGCGCGCACCGAGTCGGAGAACAGGAACGCTTCCTCGAAGACGACGCCGATCGCACCGCGCAGGTCCGCCAACCGCACC
Above is a genomic segment from Cryptosporangium minutisporangium containing:
- a CDS encoding DUF1116 domain-containing protein, yielding MSTFSGLLDGEPSVVTVGVDLFTEALTAQAAAVTPVTWQPPAGAPDALARVMADPRRVAANATALDRMLAAGATLVDVRPASEVVGLESGQFRHAGPPIDWERASGPLRGALIGAALLEGLASDASSAEQLLSGGAVEWAPCHSDGGVGPMAGVVSPSMWVFVLRDEAHDRTSWCSLNEGLGKVLRYGAYGPEVIDRLRWMSAVLGPALQAAVRRHGPVDVKGIIAQMVQMGDEGHNRNRAGTLMLLRDLLPAMIDAGVASADVADVARFIGGNDHFFLNLVMPACKLQTAAASGIPGSTVVTTMARNGTDFGIQVSGTGDQWFTGPANTPQGLFLGSYGPEDANPDIGDSAITETAGIGGFAMASAPAIVRFVGGTVSDALRTSREMYGITTGENPAYALPILDFRGAATGIDVTKVVRSGVLPQINTGMAGRVAGVGQVGAGLVTPPMECFVGALDALAEAAPPLA
- a CDS encoding RDD family protein, which codes for MTPIPGWYPDPADPDTQRYWDGEQWLGAPLPVDATPPPGPPPAAPVSTSPAAPAAPTQSGSGWNSTWTPPGAPGPSGAPGPSGTGPAGPSPSVPGASGAPGFPGGPSAPGTQQGPGFPGGSGFPGGPNAPGAPGAKKTRWGQQQTLLPPVPPGHIRVPGSTAVMPIDTTRLAPLGLRVLARVIDIIAVFLLCLVVNGYFYLQFAEQVGPNINDILLGKETLSAEASRLNWIIFVLTIGLWFAYEVPGTANSGQTLGKRIVGIRVIRVLDDHTLTFGQSIRRWLILMLPSPAVSFLCGLPLQLADLLWCTWDRPARQCLHDKAVTSIVVRSAAVPVTGGPSSEPKKPR
- the hisC gene encoding histidinol-phosphate transaminase codes for the protein MPLTRADLATIPRYVAGRNPSDVARESGIPEAVKLASNEVPYGPLPGVIEAVAEAVAQTHRYPDPGVTALRARLGERYGVAPERIVSGCGSVALAEHIVRAAVMQADEVLYSWRSFEAYPIIATSSGATSVRVPNTADHGHDLDAMADAVTDRTRVAIVCTPNNPTGTAVRRDDLERFLDRVGPDVLVVIDEAYREFVRDPEVPDGLDVAAGRRNVVVLRTMSKAWGLAGIRVGWMAADPEVAEAVRKVVTPFSVNHVAQAAALAALAAEDEMARRVELVVAERSRVRDALVELRPDVPETQANFVWLPLGDEAVDFAAGCEKRGVIVRPFAGDGVRVTIGTPAENDLFLTAARELL
- a CDS encoding M20 family metallopeptidase, which encodes MDWDLVAAEPGGAKLLVPMLERLVALPTVSGNLAASEEGLDLIGEFLAERGMRVRRFDQDGFGALVATVHPTLAPSVMLTAHLDVVPGPEHLFTLKRDGERLVGRGVFDMKGAIAAYLALIDELAPELHRYDLGVMITTDEETRDLGVKLLLQEEGYRARVAVLPDGGDNWQLEEVAKGAWRVRVSTYGIPVHGSRPWAGESASFKLLDLLTDIRRRFPVEDPHVDTLNISFLRAGTAPNQLPDQAEAVLDIRVMGPEELAAVEQDVAEICRQHGADLELLVLFPPVKHDLTDPLLAEFARSVERVTGATCGGCLSFGSSDAAQFATVGVPCAVTRPVGGGHHGDDEWVDAESLAQLVPVLRDYVSRVATHE